One genomic segment of Acinetobacter oleivorans DR1 includes these proteins:
- a CDS encoding aldehyde dehydrogenase produces the protein MAKEIYIAGEWRLGRGAVIQSLFPADQSVNAELSTATLEDVNEAIEKADQAWRQPSWRNSLPHERARILYKVADIIEARVDELAKLQTRDNGKPLTETRGLVMSAAATARYVAAACETLNDELTTQRAPDFMTMSVHEPVGVVAAITPWNSPIASEVQKLAPALAAGNAVVLKPAEATSLIALELAKIFEEAGLPKGLLSVLVGRGSVIGDAIAQHPLVRKISFTGGTTTGRHLAHIAADKLITTSLELGGKSPTIVLPDADVELAAKGVAYGIFSSAGQACIAGSRLFIHSSLYDQFLTRLVEITKGLRVGHPEQAGVHLGPLVNDKHLQSVDRYVQLAKSEGGQVLIGGEALTTGDYAKGSYYLPTIITGLNNSAQTCQEEIFGPVLVVMKYDNEQDLISQANDSCFGLAAGIWTESYRKAWRIARALEVGTVWINTYKKFSISAPFGGFKDSGIGREKGRLGILSYMQQKSIYMGLNEQPNPWCD, from the coding sequence ATGGCAAAGGAAATTTATATTGCAGGTGAATGGCGATTAGGCCGTGGTGCAGTCATTCAAAGCCTGTTTCCGGCAGATCAGTCGGTAAACGCTGAGCTTTCAACAGCAACGCTTGAAGATGTAAATGAAGCAATTGAGAAAGCAGATCAGGCTTGGCGTCAACCAAGCTGGAGAAACAGCTTGCCGCATGAGCGCGCACGTATTCTCTACAAAGTTGCAGACATTATTGAAGCACGTGTAGATGAGTTAGCGAAATTACAAACACGTGATAATGGTAAGCCTTTAACCGAAACTCGTGGCTTGGTGATGAGCGCGGCGGCAACTGCACGTTATGTTGCTGCGGCATGTGAAACATTGAACGATGAGCTCACCACTCAACGTGCTCCAGACTTTATGACCATGAGCGTGCATGAACCTGTAGGTGTTGTGGCAGCCATTACCCCTTGGAACTCTCCAATTGCGAGTGAAGTTCAAAAGCTTGCTCCAGCTTTGGCAGCAGGAAATGCCGTGGTTTTAAAACCAGCAGAAGCAACTTCACTGATTGCTTTAGAGCTTGCCAAGATTTTTGAAGAAGCTGGCTTACCAAAAGGCTTACTCAGTGTGTTAGTTGGTCGCGGTTCTGTGATTGGTGACGCAATTGCTCAACATCCATTGGTTCGCAAAATCTCTTTTACAGGTGGAACAACCACGGGTCGTCATTTGGCACACATTGCCGCAGATAAACTCATTACCACTTCGCTTGAGTTAGGTGGAAAGTCACCAACCATCGTTTTACCAGATGCTGATGTAGAACTTGCTGCTAAAGGTGTTGCGTACGGTATTTTTAGCTCAGCAGGCCAAGCGTGTATCGCAGGTTCTCGCTTGTTTATTCATAGCAGTCTTTACGATCAGTTTTTAACGCGTTTGGTTGAAATTACCAAAGGCTTACGTGTGGGCCATCCGGAACAGGCTGGTGTGCATTTAGGGCCACTGGTCAATGACAAACATTTGCAGTCAGTTGACCGCTATGTGCAGCTTGCTAAAAGCGAAGGTGGTCAGGTTCTGATTGGTGGTGAAGCGCTTACCACTGGTGACTATGCCAAAGGAAGTTATTACTTACCGACCATTATTACGGGCTTAAATAACAGTGCTCAAACCTGTCAGGAAGAAATTTTTGGCCCTGTTTTAGTGGTTATGAAATATGACAACGAGCAAGATTTAATTTCCCAAGCCAATGACAGTTGTTTTGGCCTTGCCGCAGGCATCTGGACTGAAAGCTATCGCAAAGCTTGGCGCATCGCACGTGCGTTAGAGGTTGGAACGGTATGGATTAATACCTACAAAAAATTCTCGATTAGTGCGCCGTTTGGTGGCTTTAAAGATAGTGGAATCGGGCGCGAAAAAGGCCGTTTGGGCATTTTATCGTACATGCAACAAAAGAGTATTTATATGGGGCTGAATGAACAGCCTAACCCTTGGTGCGATTAA
- a CDS encoding aspartate dehydrogenase — protein MKKLMMIGFGAMAAEVYAHLPQDLQLKWIVVPSRSIEKVQSQVSSEIQVISDIEQCDGEPDYVIEVAGQAAVKEHAQKVLAKGWTIGLISVGTLADNEFLIQLKQTAEKNDAHLHLLAGAIAGIDGISAAKEGGLQKVTYKGCKSPKSWKGSYAEQLVDLDHVAEATVFFTGTAREAATKFPANANVAATIALAGLGMDETMVELTVDPTINKNKHTIVAEGGFGQMTIELVGVPLASNPKTSTLAALSVIRACRNSVEAIQI, from the coding sequence ATGAAAAAGTTGATGATGATTGGTTTTGGCGCAATGGCGGCAGAAGTGTATGCCCACTTGCCTCAAGATCTGCAACTCAAATGGATTGTCGTGCCATCTCGCAGTATTGAAAAAGTGCAGTCACAAGTGTCTTCCGAGATTCAGGTGATTTCAGATATTGAGCAATGTGATGGTGAGCCTGACTATGTTATTGAGGTGGCAGGTCAAGCAGCCGTGAAAGAGCATGCTCAAAAAGTTTTAGCGAAAGGCTGGACCATTGGTCTGATTTCGGTGGGTACTTTGGCTGATAACGAGTTTTTGATTCAGCTTAAGCAAACTGCTGAAAAAAATGATGCCCATCTGCATTTACTGGCAGGGGCTATCGCAGGCATTGACGGTATTTCTGCGGCCAAAGAAGGTGGTTTGCAAAAAGTCACTTACAAAGGCTGTAAGAGTCCAAAAAGCTGGAAGGGTAGTTATGCAGAGCAATTGGTCGATTTAGATCATGTTGCTGAGGCTACAGTTTTTTTCACAGGAACTGCCCGTGAAGCTGCGACCAAATTTCCAGCCAATGCCAACGTTGCAGCAACCATTGCACTTGCAGGGCTTGGTATGGATGAAACCATGGTTGAGTTAACTGTTGATCCAACCATCAACAAAAATAAACACACCATTGTGGCAGAAGGTGGCTTTGGGCAAATGACCATTGAACTGGTGGGCGTGCCGTTAGCAAGTAACCCAAAAACATCAACTTTGGCTGCGCTTAGCGTGATTCGTGCTTGTCGCAACAGTGTAGAAGCAATACAGATTTAA
- a CDS encoding thiamine pyrophosphate-binding protein: MTERVNVGEAIARVLEAHQVDSIYGVISIHNLPIADAVGRREKMRFVAARGEAGAVTMADAHSRFKGLGVALTSTGAGAGNAVGSLIEAMNAGSPVLHLTGQVEREYLDRDASFIHETKDQLTFLRASSKAAFRITSPDNAVGVIREAIRVATTVPMGPVSVELPIDVQAAEIDLPLNLGPVKALELPQAEQAEIDLLVSEIKKAKRPIFWIGGGTLNSVAEVKAIADLGIPVVSSTHGRGVLADDHPRSLGAFHNSAGVEQLLKDADLMVVMGSRLRSNETKTYSVEFPENIIQVDANPVAQQRNYKIRNFICGDAKDVLTRVLEQLQGTSKVDANYDAAVVAAKQAAIDALRKQIDQYALICDHLRAALPQDGIFVRDITMSGSTWGSRLFPVQAPNQNIHSLAGAIGLGLATAIGASVANPDKKVIGLVGDGGLMLGIGEIATMVQENTNMVLMIMNDGGYGVMRGIQNNYFGGRQYFNELHTPDYKLLGESMGVKSWKVGSADEFKTVIQEAIAFAGPTVIELDMNSIGPLNFAGPPQKKLY; the protein is encoded by the coding sequence ATGACTGAACGTGTAAATGTAGGCGAAGCAATCGCAAGAGTTTTAGAAGCGCACCAAGTTGATAGTATTTATGGTGTTATTTCCATCCACAATTTACCTATTGCCGATGCAGTAGGGCGCCGTGAAAAAATGCGCTTTGTTGCAGCACGTGGTGAAGCGGGTGCGGTTACTATGGCAGATGCACACTCACGCTTTAAAGGCTTAGGTGTAGCGTTGACCAGTACAGGCGCTGGTGCAGGTAATGCGGTAGGTTCATTGATAGAAGCAATGAATGCTGGTAGTCCTGTATTGCATTTAACTGGTCAAGTTGAGCGTGAATATCTCGACCGTGATGCAAGCTTCATCCATGAAACCAAAGACCAACTTACATTCTTACGTGCATCAAGCAAAGCAGCGTTCCGTATTACCAGTCCAGACAATGCAGTTGGTGTGATACGTGAAGCAATCCGTGTAGCAACCACGGTTCCAATGGGACCAGTAAGTGTAGAGTTACCAATTGATGTACAAGCAGCAGAAATCGATTTGCCACTTAATCTTGGTCCAGTGAAAGCACTTGAGTTGCCACAGGCAGAGCAAGCTGAAATTGATCTTCTTGTCAGTGAAATCAAAAAAGCAAAACGTCCGATTTTCTGGATTGGCGGTGGAACTTTAAATAGCGTTGCCGAAGTTAAAGCCATTGCAGATTTAGGTATTCCAGTAGTGTCGTCTACGCACGGCCGCGGTGTTTTGGCAGATGATCATCCACGTAGTTTAGGTGCTTTCCATAACTCAGCAGGTGTTGAGCAGTTATTAAAAGATGCTGACTTAATGGTTGTGATGGGTTCACGTTTACGTAGTAATGAAACAAAAACTTATTCGGTTGAATTCCCTGAAAATATTATTCAGGTTGATGCAAATCCAGTGGCTCAGCAACGTAATTACAAAATCCGAAACTTCATTTGTGGTGATGCCAAAGATGTCTTAACACGTGTGTTAGAGCAGCTTCAAGGAACTTCAAAAGTTGATGCCAATTACGATGCTGCTGTAGTGGCAGCAAAACAGGCTGCAATTGATGCACTGCGTAAGCAAATCGATCAGTACGCTTTAATTTGTGATCACTTGCGTGCAGCTTTACCTCAAGACGGCATTTTTGTACGTGACATCACCATGTCAGGTAGCACATGGGGCAGTCGTTTATTCCCTGTACAAGCACCAAATCAAAACATTCACTCACTCGCGGGTGCAATTGGTTTAGGCCTTGCAACTGCAATCGGTGCTTCGGTTGCTAACCCTGACAAAAAAGTGATTGGTCTAGTCGGTGATGGTGGCTTAATGCTGGGCATTGGTGAAATTGCAACTATGGTGCAAGAAAACACCAACATGGTCTTAATGATTATGAATGACGGTGGTTATGGCGTAATGCGTGGCATTCAAAATAACTACTTTGGTGGTCGCCAGTATTTCAATGAATTGCATACACCTGACTACAAACTCCTTGGCGAATCAATGGGTGTGAAGAGCTGGAAAGTGGGTAGCGCAGATGAGTTTAAAACGGTTATTCAAGAGGCTATTGCTTTTGCAGGACCAACCGTGATTGAGCTCGATATGAACTCGATTGGACCATTAAACTTCGCGGGTCCACCGCAAAAGAAACTGTATTAA
- a CDS encoding SDR family oxidoreductase, translating to MSFQVEGKVAVVTGGSSGIGLAAVEILVAEGAKVAWCGRDEERLNASKHYILEKFPHANIFTKACNVLKKEEVQQFAKDVKLNLGNVDMLINNAGQGRVSNFENTQDEDWMKEIELKYFSVLHPVRAFLDDLKQSANASITNVNSLLALQPEPHMIATSSARAALLNLTHSLAHEFTQYGVRVNSILLGMVESAQWKRRYETRSDLNLSWEEWTGNIAKNRGIPMQRLGRPEEPARALVFLASPLASYTTGSAIDVSGGFNKHL from the coding sequence ATGAGCTTCCAAGTTGAAGGAAAAGTTGCAGTTGTTACCGGTGGCTCATCTGGGATTGGGCTGGCTGCTGTTGAAATACTGGTTGCAGAGGGTGCAAAAGTTGCTTGGTGTGGTCGCGATGAAGAACGTTTAAATGCTTCTAAGCACTATATTTTAGAAAAATTTCCACATGCCAATATTTTTACCAAAGCATGTAATGTTTTGAAAAAAGAAGAAGTTCAGCAATTTGCCAAAGACGTCAAACTCAATTTGGGCAATGTGGACATGCTCATTAACAATGCTGGGCAAGGTCGTGTTTCAAATTTTGAAAATACGCAAGATGAAGACTGGATGAAAGAAATTGAGCTGAAATATTTCAGTGTTTTACATCCGGTAAGAGCTTTTCTTGACGACTTAAAACAGTCGGCAAATGCGTCTATTACCAATGTGAACTCATTACTGGCATTGCAACCTGAACCGCACATGATTGCGACTTCATCTGCACGCGCTGCACTTTTGAACTTAACCCATTCTTTGGCACATGAGTTTACTCAATATGGTGTTCGCGTGAACTCGATTTTACTCGGTATGGTCGAATCTGCGCAGTGGAAACGCCGTTATGAAACCCGTTCAGATTTAAATCTGTCATGGGAGGAGTGGACAGGCAATATTGCAAAAAATCGCGGTATTCCAATGCAGCGTTTAGGCCGCCCAGAAGAGCCTGCACGTGCTTTAGTTTTCTTGGCATCACCATTGGCATCTTACACCACAGGTTCAGCAATAGATGTCTCGGGTGGTTTTAACAAACATTTATAA